In Candidatus Accumulibacter cognatus, the genomic window ATGTCGCCGTTGACGGTGAGGATGGGGGTGGGCGGGTCGGGTTCTTCGGTGGCGTCGAAGTGGAGGGTGAGGTCGTAGGTGGCCTGCGCACCGCCCTCCGCGGGGAGGTAAGTAGCGGTGAGGGTGAGCGTGGCGTCCGTGTCCACGTCGCCGGTATTGAGCAAGGCGAAGGCAATCTCGGTCTGGCCGGCCTGCAGGTCGAGGATGATGGGGCCGTCGGCGAAGGAGAGGGTGTCGTCGCCGTTGACGAGTGCGAACTGGCTGTTGTTGCTCCCCGTGAGGGTGAATGAGAGCTGGTCGCCCAAGTGAGCCGCCATGTCGAGGCAGGCCTTGAGCTGCCTGGCAAAAAGCTCCCCTGCACTGAGCGGCGGGCGGGCGGTGTTGCCGGTGCCCCCTTCGAGGAAGGGATTGCTCTCGCCCAGGGTACAGACGGCGATCTGGACTTCGTTTTTGAGGTGGATGCCAAGATCGCCGCCGGGCTCGTAGTCGTTGATCACGGCGATCTGTTTGTATTTGCCCCCGACGAGCCGGAAGATTTCGAGATTGTTGACGCCCGCTTGTTGGGTGTCCTTGAGCAAGCGGTAGGCGATGTCGCCTTGCTCCTTGTCTTTCCAGGTGGCACCACCGATCGGTTTCAAACCGCTGATGAATACTGGCGCGTCGTCCGGGGAGCCGTGGAGCGCTTCCTGGCGGCTATCGATGAGCAGCTGGCCATCATGGTCAATGATGGAGTCCTTGCCTTTGCCGATGACATAGGTGTCTACCCCTGCGCCACCTTTTAGGGTGTTGTTGCCGGCACCGCCTTCGAGTTTGTTGGCGACATCGTTGCCGATGATTAGGTCGTTGCCTTGTCCACCGATGGCGTTTTCAATGATGGTCCCTTCAAAAATCGCGAGATTTCTTGTCCCCCCTGAGGTGCCAATTGAACTCAGATAGGCTTTTCCCGCATTAAAATCAGTGGGGCGTAAATCGATTTCGCAATCTGTGCTCCATGTTTTTGCAGAAATCGTGTCGTTATTACCACCCGTGTCAATAACGAGCTTACCTTGCGGGCCATAAGGCATAGTATCGATGGTGTAGATGTCATTATCGCCGCTATTGATCTGAGTTTTGAGGAGATTTAGTGCTTGCAGGCCCAGCGCATCAAAAAGCATGGGCATGACAGGTTTGACGTGGAGATCGTTGTACCCCATAACAGTCCAGGGAGGGGGGTCGTACTCTTTAGGCAGGCTTCCGTCATCAGATGTCACGGGATGAGACAAGCCAAGTGCATGCCCAAATTCATGCAGCCAGGTAGATATATTCCGGGGATCGGCAACACCTATGCCAAGGTTAATGTCGCCCAGAAATACATCGCTGACCGGCGATTCTCCGATTCGAGAGCCCTCTTTGGGACCGGGCGTATAGTTTTTGTTGTTTATTACGCTAAATTCTGGCCCGAATCCGGGCGCGATACCAAGGCGAACATTGGCCAATGCTGGGTCGTTCGTTTGGCCGATCGTGATGTTGAGCAGGTTACCCCATGGCGTAATGACCTTATTCCAGAGGGCTTGACGATCGACCTCATCAGGAATGCCGAAAGCCCTCTGGTTATAGAGCGTTGCCTCTCTAAAATCTTTATCTAGAACTTGATCGGTCAGCGGGGTGCTGCTTGGCCAATATTTATCCCGAAAAGCTTGTAGCGAACTGACGTCATACAGCGGAATGCCCGGCTGGGCGTTGGCCAAGATGCATACCACCAAGGTCTGACGGTTGCGCAAAGGGCCAAGCTGAGTCATGTTGTCTTCGATTTCTTTGCGCGACGGAATTGAATATTGGTAAACGTTCACCCCCCTGCTCAGTGAACGTTAATTTTCCTGAAATTTACGCCGCAGCGAAAATTTCTATGTCATGATGTCGGCACCCAACGACGACCCGCCCCGATGTACCTGCGTAAGCACGACCTTCTCCAGATGGACGACGACTGGCTGAAAAGGCTGCCGGCGGAGCTATTGCTGGAAGTGTCGAAGCGTCTGCTGCACGACGTCAAGGAGTTGCAGGATCGGCTGCACCGGAACCCGGAGAACAGCTCGCGTCCGCCGACCAGTCAGGCGCCCTGGGCGAAACCCGAAGGCCCTGAGGAGAGCACTGTTCCGGTCATCGAGACTTTGCCCGGCGAGACCGAGACAGAAATCACCGAGGTCGAGGAAGACACGGCCAAAGCCGCCGTGAAGCCTTCGACAGCGGCAAAAGCTTCCCGCAAGAAAGCGGGCAAGCAGCCCGGCAGCCCGGGCTACGGCCGGACGCAAAAGCTCGCGGTCACTGGCACCTGCGATCACCGCCCTGAGAACTGTACCGCTTGTGCGCAGGCGCTTTCAGCGGACGCTCCTTCGAAGCGTTACACCGCCTGGGACGAGATCGACATTGCACCACCGGTCGAGGGCCAGATTGGGCTGATGTTCCTTATCATCCGCCACTATCTGCTCGAAACGAACTGCGACCACTGCGACCATGTCAGCCGTGCGCAGCCCTGGCGGTCCGCAGGAGAGCATGAGTGGGAGCAGGTTGAGTTGGGCGAATGGCGCCTGGTCGGTCCGCAGTTGGCTGGACTCATCGTGTTCCTTGCGCTGCGCCTGCGTCTGTCCCGGCCGCGGATTCGGGAGGCGCTGATGGAAATGTTTGGCCTGCTGCTCAGTGTCGGCGTGATCGACGAGACCCTCCGGGAAGCCGGGCGCGCCAGTTTTCCGCTGGAGGACGTGCTGGTGGCCGACCTCCTGCAGGAACCGCAACTGAATGTGGATGAGACCTCCTGGCCGGAGAACCGCCTGCTGCTCTGGCTGTGGGCCTTGGTAACCCCCTGGACGGTCCTCTTCGTGATTGGCCCGAGGCACGCGGAAATGCTGGAGAATGTCCTGCAGGATGGCTATTACGGCATCCTGATCAGCGATGGTTACCGTGTCTACCGGGCCTGGCTGAATCGCCTGCGCTGCTGGCCGCATCTGATACGGAAGCTGCGGGGCCTGGCCGAATCCAGCGATGGCCGGGTATCTGGCGTCGGGCAGGAGATGGAAGGCCTCATGCACACGCTGAAGGATGCCATCTACGCGGCGCGGATCGATCTGCCGCAGGAAGGGCTACCCTTCCTCTACGCGACCCATGTCGATCGGCTGAAGAGCCTGTGCACCGCTCACTGGAGTGATGCCCACCCGGCGCTGCGCAGCGTCGCGCGTGAATTCCTCTACGACTGGGAGGTGATCATGCGTCCGCTCGGCGAGCCGCATTTGCCGCTCTCCAACAACGCCGCCGAACAGGCCCTGCGCCACTGGGTCATTGCCCGCCACATCAGCCACGGCACGCGCTCCGAAGCGGGTACGCGTGCTTTCGCTCTCCTCGCCAGCGTCATCGAAACTTGCCGTCTTCGCGGCGCCTCCTCATGGCGCTATCTCGGCACTGTCATCCGGGCGGCTCGCAAGGGCCTGGAACTTCCCCCGCTTCCCGCTATCCCGGCAGCAGCGTAAAAAAACGGAGGGGGATGTGAACGTTTACGAATATTGTGTTGTCATCGAACCCTCCCGGTATTGAGAAATTGGTGATTCATTGCCCGCATGTGAAGGTCGAGCGCTTAACATCAGTAGATACATGGGCAGGACCAGAAACAGTGTCACGTCGCTGCTGCCAATACCTAGCGAGCGGCAGAGATTTCTCGACACCGATTCCTAGCTCATATAAGGCCGCGAGGTGCAAGAACGATCTCCTACTGCAATCGTTGCACAACGATTGAGCACCATTGAAACGCCTTTGCCGGATTGGCCTGGAAACCCCATTCCACCTTCGGCGCATGCACCCGCTGTGGCATCGTCGCTCCGGTGTAGGCCGAGCACAGTTTTTCCTGCGCCCACGGGTTACCGCCGCGTGCCGCGATTTCCGCCCACTTGGGCGCGTCAGAACTGTTCAGTAAAGGGTGGGTCACTTTGCAGTTCACGAGGAAGCTGCCCAAGCGCGTGCCGCCAGTCACCATCTGCCAGAGCCAGGTCGCCGGTTGCGGTTCGCCCGCTTCCGCCGCCGCGATGATCGTGCCGAGTATTTCGGTTTGGTCGGCTTCGCCCAGGCCGCTCCGGGGCCACCAACAGCGATGGGTTTCATCCGGGTCTTCATCCCAGCGTGCGGGGTTGTTGAAGTATTCCAGGCGAGGATCGCGTCGATACGCGTAGTAAGCCGCCGCACCTTTCGAACCGTTGGCAATGGCTTTTTGCAGCCATCGGTTGCTTTCTTCCTTCTCCTCCGTGACCACGCCCATGAAGTACTGGGCTTGCGGATCACCCTTTTCGGCCAACGCCCGCTGCTTTTCGGTCCGTTCCGGTGGCATGGGCTTCATATATCCGTCGCCCCACGCCGCTTGGCACATCGACCCAATCCGCAAGTCCGACGCAAACGCCCTGGGCGCAGCGACAATGGCGAGAGCGGCGATCAAACACCGGGCAACAAGAATCGGAGAGTCCATTTTCAGTGTCTCTCCAGACGAGTCGTTGCGATGCACCCCCCCACAGCGGTTGTCCGGACCTCATGCCACGCCAAGCCAAAGGGGTCGGCTTGATGTTCGATTCATCCTGGTCAACCTCACGCAGGTTGACCCTCTGCATCAGTTCCCTCACAGAAATCATGTTCATGCCGCCTTTCTCCATTCAAAATCGTTGTCGCTCGTCTTGATTGTGCGAATGTTGACACGCCCTCATCCAGGGTTTCATGACTGCTCTCGCATCAGAGTTGTAAGCGGTCATCAAAAAATTCTCCGTGCTTCCGTGCCTGGTTTTCCGAGGCCCGGAGCCTTCTGAAGATCGGAAAACTTATCCGATGGCGCTTACGAGTCATTTGTCCCATAGAGTGCTTGTATTGCTCCTGGATTGAATTTGGCAAACATAAAACCTCGTGTAGTTATGCCATCATTACTCAAAAAAATCACAGACATCCGAAAATTCGCCATGAGGAGGGAAGGCTTGCGCAACTGCTGGACACGCCCATTGTCGTGCGCCAGACATGTGTTTGAATTTGTCGATTAAGAGTCGCATGCCAGGAGGAATGCCTACGGGGACAGCGTTACTAAAGACTACAGTTTTCTGAACATCTTCATTGTGTAAAGTGATGGTGTACTCACTCTCCGTTTCAAGTGGAATTTTTTTATCTCGTAGTTCTGAGCCATAATGCGATTTCAAATCAGAAAAAAGAATGTCTCTAAAAGCGGCATAAATTTGGTGAAATTGTCGATTAGAGATTTTCCCTTGCGCATCACCAATTAGACGTGTATTCCAGATACCGTGGAACAAGATGGTTTGATCACGATATATTTCAATTCGGTACTCTTGATATAGATTTGTTTGTTTTCGCTTGTAGCGTTTTTCTAAAGTAAAAATAGGCTGCCCAGGTTTTATTTCTTTGGATAATGATTCTGCATAAGCGCCACTTGATCCTCCCGTCAGGAGAGGCATCAGTAACCCACCCAAGAACAGACCACGAATATTGTTCATCCTGGATTCCTCTGTTGAGTCTCGACCGATGATAAGCGGTCCTAGAAAAGTCTTCCGACATTCCAGCAGCGATCCAGGGAGGAATTCAGCCCTGTGATTGTCGGAGAACTTATCCGAGACTGCTTACAGGTATGACGGGTGACACTGAAGGTCAACCCGATCAGGCCCTCGGCCAGCGGCGCCATGTCGACTTCAT contains:
- a CDS encoding IS66 family transposase, which codes for MYLRKHDLLQMDDDWLKRLPAELLLEVSKRLLHDVKELQDRLHRNPENSSRPPTSQAPWAKPEGPEESTVPVIETLPGETETEITEVEEDTAKAAVKPSTAAKASRKKAGKQPGSPGYGRTQKLAVTGTCDHRPENCTACAQALSADAPSKRYTAWDEIDIAPPVEGQIGLMFLIIRHYLLETNCDHCDHVSRAQPWRSAGEHEWEQVELGEWRLVGPQLAGLIVFLALRLRLSRPRIREALMEMFGLLLSVGVIDETLREAGRASFPLEDVLVADLLQEPQLNVDETSWPENRLLLWLWALVTPWTVLFVIGPRHAEMLENVLQDGYYGILISDGYRVYRAWLNRLRCWPHLIRKLRGLAESSDGRVSGVGQEMEGLMHTLKDAIYAARIDLPQEGLPFLYATHVDRLKSLCTAHWSDAHPALRSVAREFLYDWEVIMRPLGEPHLPLSNNAAEQALRHWVIARHISHGTRSEAGTRAFALLASVIETCRLRGASSWRYLGTVIRAARKGLELPPLPAIPAAA
- a CDS encoding M10 family metallopeptidase C-terminal domain-containing protein; the protein is MNVYQYSIPSRKEIEDNMTQLGPLRNRQTLVVCILANAQPGIPLYDVSSLQAFRDKYWPSSTPLTDQVLDKDFREATLYNQRAFGIPDEVDRQALWNKVITPWGNLLNITIGQTNDPALANVRLGIAPGFGPEFSVINNKNYTPGPKEGSRIGESPVSDVFLGDINLGIGVADPRNISTWLHEFGHALGLSHPVTSDDGSLPKEYDPPPWTVMGYNDLHVKPVMPMLFDALGLQALNLLKTQINSGDNDIYTIDTMPYGPQGKLVIDTGGNNDTISAKTWSTDCEIDLRPTDFNAGKAYLSSIGTSGGTRNLAIFEGTIIENAIGGQGNDLIIGNDVANKLEGGAGNNTLKGGAGVDTYVIGKGKDSIIDHDGQLLIDSRQEALHGSPDDAPVFISGLKPIGGATWKDKEQGDIAYRLLKDTQQAGVNNLEIFRLVGGKYKQIAVINDYEPGGDLGIHLKNEVQIAVCTLGESNPFLEGGTGNTARPPLSAGELFARQLKACLDMAAHLGDQLSFTLTGSNNSQFALVNGDDTLSFADGPIILDLQAGQTEIAFALLNTGDVDTDATLTLTATYLPAEGGAQATYDLTLHFDATEEPDPPTPILTVNGDIVPTDVQPEVPGIQALGDAQGNPIGEAGAYEDMLSGSAGNDHLLAGELNDDVGSGDGDGDGDDWIEGGNGQDYLHGENGNDLIEGGNGSDIVFGEAGNDRLYGDTSYIDGSLHGNDFLDGGNGNDQIAGEGGTDTLSFANGPITLDLQAGQTGLAFAFLNTGDVDTDAARKLTATDIPAEGGTQAATLTVNFDATEESLDDAPQTTWTITGDLTSIDFEPQPGVQALARYPREVELDSIHLIFAGNDDQWRISA